One genomic window of Indioceanicola profundi includes the following:
- a CDS encoding amidase family protein — translation MTELTNLTIAEALDGLRKKDFSAVELTRAYIHAVENSRCLNAYTVETPEIALRQAEASDARYAKGEGRPMDGLPIGVKDLFCTEGVDSTAGSRILTGFKPPYESTVTAKLFADGAVMLGKLNMDEFAMGSANITSHYGPVISPWSKGIKTQRDAHTSNGGLLDELADAFRQPQPVTEWEWERKLVPGGSSGGSAAAVAARAAIAATGTDTGGSIRQPASFVGIVGFKPTYGRCSRWGIVAFASSLDQAGPMTRTVRDSAIMLKSMCGFDPKDSTSVDMPVPDFEAALTGDIRGLRVGIPKEYRVEGMPAEIERVWQQGIDWLKAAGAVPVEISLPHTKYALPTYYIVAPAECSSNLARYDGVRFGLRVEGKDLKEMYENTRAEGFGAEVRRRIMIGTYVLSAGYYDAYYLKAQKVRARIAEDFAKAYEQCDVILTPTAPSTAFAIGEKMDDPIAMYLNDVFTVPASLAGLPGVSVPAGLAADGLPLGLQLLGRPFDEETLFRVAGVLEQAAGPQPLPPFLG, via the coding sequence ATGACCGAACTGACCAATCTGACCATCGCGGAGGCCCTGGACGGCCTGCGCAAGAAGGACTTCAGCGCGGTCGAGCTGACCCGGGCCTACATCCACGCGGTCGAGAACTCCCGTTGCCTGAACGCCTACACGGTGGAGACGCCGGAGATCGCCCTGCGGCAGGCGGAGGCGTCCGACGCCCGCTACGCCAAGGGCGAGGGCCGGCCCATGGACGGGCTACCCATCGGCGTGAAGGATCTGTTCTGCACCGAAGGCGTCGACAGCACGGCGGGCAGCAGGATCCTGACCGGCTTCAAGCCGCCCTATGAGAGCACGGTCACTGCGAAGCTGTTCGCCGACGGTGCGGTCATGCTGGGCAAGCTGAACATGGACGAGTTCGCCATGGGCAGCGCCAACATCACCAGCCATTACGGCCCGGTGATCAGCCCCTGGTCCAAGGGCATAAAGACCCAGCGCGATGCGCACACCTCCAATGGCGGCCTGTTGGACGAGCTGGCGGACGCCTTCCGCCAGCCCCAGCCGGTGACGGAGTGGGAGTGGGAGCGCAAGCTGGTTCCCGGCGGCTCCTCCGGCGGGTCGGCGGCGGCCGTCGCGGCGCGCGCGGCAATCGCGGCCACGGGTACCGATACCGGCGGTTCCATCCGCCAGCCGGCCAGCTTCGTCGGCATCGTGGGCTTCAAGCCCACCTATGGCCGCTGCTCCCGCTGGGGCATCGTGGCCTTCGCCAGCTCGCTGGACCAGGCCGGCCCGATGACCCGCACGGTGCGCGACTCCGCCATCATGCTGAAGAGCATGTGCGGCTTCGACCCGAAGGACAGCACCAGCGTGGACATGCCGGTGCCGGACTTCGAGGCGGCGCTGACCGGCGACATCCGCGGCCTGCGCGTCGGCATTCCGAAGGAATACCGGGTCGAGGGCATGCCTGCGGAGATCGAGCGCGTCTGGCAGCAGGGCATCGACTGGCTGAAGGCCGCCGGCGCCGTGCCGGTGGAGATCAGCCTGCCGCACACCAAGTACGCGCTGCCGACCTACTACATCGTGGCCCCGGCGGAATGCTCCTCCAACCTTGCCCGCTATGACGGTGTCCGCTTCGGCCTGCGGGTCGAGGGCAAGGATTTGAAGGAGATGTACGAGAACACCCGCGCCGAGGGCTTCGGGGCGGAGGTGCGCCGGCGCATCATGATCGGCACCTATGTGCTCTCCGCCGGCTATTACGACGCCTACTACCTCAAGGCCCAGAAGGTCCGCGCCCGCATCGCGGAGGATTTCGCGAAGGCCTATGAGCAGTGCGACGTCATCCTGACCCCGACGGCCCCCAGCACGGCCTTCGCCATCGGGGAGAAGATGGACGATCCCATCGCCATGTACCTGAATGACGTCTTCACGGTTCCGGCCAGCCTGGCCGGCCTGCCGGGCGTGTCGGTTCCGGCCGGCCTCGCCGCCGACGGCCTGCCGCTGGGTCTCCAGCTCCTTGGCCGCCCGTTCGACGAGGAGACGCTGTTCCGCGTGGCCGGCGTCCTGGAGCAGGCCGCCGGCCCGCAGCCGCTGCCGCCCTTCCTGGGCTGA
- the gatC gene encoding Asp-tRNA(Asn)/Glu-tRNA(Gln) amidotransferase subunit GatC, with the protein MSSDKAALNKEQVAKIAHLARIKVPEQELDHLAGELNKILGWVEMLDEVDTAGVEPMTSVAAQTLRRRADVVTDGGYPDKIVKNAPDAAETFFSVPKVVE; encoded by the coding sequence ATGTCGTCCGATAAGGCCGCCCTCAACAAGGAACAGGTGGCGAAGATCGCGCATCTGGCCCGCATCAAGGTGCCGGAACAGGAACTTGACCACCTTGCCGGTGAGTTGAACAAGATCCTGGGCTGGGTCGAAATGCTGGACGAGGTGGATACGGCCGGCGTCGAGCCGATGACCAGCGTGGCCGCGCAGACCCTGCGCCGCCGGGCGGACGTGGTGACCGACGGCGGCTATCCCGACAAGATCGTGAAGAACGCTCCCGACGCGGCCGAAACCTTCTTCTCCGTTCCCAAGGTGGTCGAGTAA
- the ruvX gene encoding Holliday junction resolvase RuvX, whose product MAIRNLMELKQGLPRNGRLMGLDVGETTIGLSVSDPGLSVASPVGTIRRTKFTPDAQELARAMRDRDVKALVIGWPVNMDGTEGPRCDSVRQFAKNLLKVPELFGGELDIAFWDERLSTSAVERMMIGWDMTRKRRDEVVDKMAAAYILQGALDHLRHASQADARGARSSLGSDDDDGDGDGGGDGGGDGGGE is encoded by the coding sequence ATGGCGATCCGCAACCTCATGGAACTGAAGCAGGGGCTGCCCCGGAACGGGCGGCTGATGGGGCTGGATGTGGGGGAGACCACCATCGGTCTCTCCGTGTCCGACCCCGGCCTGTCCGTCGCCTCCCCCGTGGGCACGATCCGGCGCACCAAATTCACGCCCGACGCGCAGGAACTGGCCCGCGCCATGCGCGACCGGGACGTGAAGGCGCTGGTGATCGGCTGGCCCGTCAACATGGACGGGACGGAGGGGCCGCGCTGCGACAGCGTGCGCCAGTTCGCCAAGAACCTGCTGAAGGTGCCGGAGCTGTTCGGCGGCGAACTGGACATCGCCTTCTGGGACGAGCGCCTGTCCACCAGCGCGGTCGAGCGCATGATGATCGGCTGGGACATGACCCGGAAGCGCCGGGACGAGGTGGTGGACAAGATGGCGGCCGCCTACATCCTGCAAGGCGCGCTGGACCATCTGCGCCATGCGAGCCAAGCCGACGCCCGCGGGGCGCGCTCCAGCCTGGGCTCCGACGATGATGACGGAGACGGTGACGGCGGCGGCGATGGCGGCGGGGACGGCGGAGGCGAATGA
- a CDS encoding AEC family transporter produces the protein MSAVFEALAPIFLIIVAGLVMKRRQLVPDSFWGPCEMLTFYVFFPALLVDSTARADLSDVDVVGMGGAMLGGTLAAAALLLLVRPWVAKDSPAFTSVFQGAVRINTYVGLAAVSALYGTEGKALMAVGIISIVPLINVMAVLVLHRWGSGGRKGWRHVLLSLAKNPLLLAVLIGLALNAAGIHTITVVSPLMQALGAAALPLGLLAVGAGLDLAAVRRSGAGLVWSSVVRLVMVPAITAALGIWAGLDTVPLAVIVLYNGLPTSAASYVQSRLMGGDHALMAGIITAQTLAAAVTLPICLLLVGGVPG, from the coding sequence ATGAGCGCCGTCTTCGAGGCGCTGGCGCCGATCTTCCTCATCATCGTGGCCGGTCTCGTGATGAAGCGCCGGCAACTGGTCCCGGACTCGTTCTGGGGCCCGTGCGAGATGCTGACCTTCTACGTCTTCTTCCCGGCCCTGCTGGTCGACAGCACGGCGCGGGCGGATCTGTCGGACGTTGACGTGGTCGGAATGGGCGGGGCGATGCTGGGCGGAACGCTGGCCGCCGCAGCCCTGCTGCTGCTTGTCCGGCCATGGGTGGCCAAGGACAGCCCGGCCTTCACCTCCGTCTTCCAGGGGGCGGTGCGCATCAACACCTATGTGGGCCTGGCCGCCGTCTCCGCGCTGTACGGGACGGAGGGCAAGGCCCTGATGGCGGTGGGCATCATCTCCATCGTTCCGCTGATCAACGTCATGGCGGTGCTGGTCCTGCACCGCTGGGGCAGCGGCGGCCGGAAGGGCTGGCGGCATGTGCTGCTGTCATTGGCCAAGAACCCGCTGCTGCTGGCCGTGCTGATCGGGCTGGCGCTGAACGCTGCGGGCATCCACACGATCACGGTGGTCAGCCCGCTGATGCAGGCGCTGGGCGCCGCGGCCCTTCCCCTGGGGCTGCTGGCGGTGGGTGCCGGGCTGGATCTGGCGGCGGTGCGCCGGTCGGGGGCCGGGCTGGTCTGGTCCAGCGTGGTCCGGCTGGTCATGGTGCCCGCGATCACGGCGGCATTGGGCATCTGGGCCGGGCTGGATACCGTGCCGCTGGCGGTGATCGTGCTCTATAACGGCCTGCCGACCTCCGCCGCCTCCTATGTCCAGTCGCGACTGATGGGTGGCGACCATGCGCTGATGGCCGGGATCATCACCGCCCAGACCCTGGCCGCGGCCGTCACCCTGCCGATCTGCCTGCTGCTGGTGGGCGGTGTGCCGGGATAG
- a CDS encoding CaiB/BaiF CoA transferase family protein, whose translation MPHHTPPVTGPLAGLRVLDMSRILAGPSATQMLGDLGADVVKVERPDQGDDTRKWGPPYLKDAEGRDSTESSYYLSANRNKRSLTLDFTKPEGRALALRLIGHADVLVENYKTGTLAKYGLGYEDLRDAYPRLIYLSLTGFGQTGPYAARAGYDFLIQGMGGIMSLTGETEGEPMKAGVAIADLMAGMYSGVAILAALRHRDQTGRGQHIDMSLLDAQVAWLSNAGQYFLTSGQPTPRYGNGHPTIVPYQTFRAADDWIILAVGNDEQFRKFCAFAGKPELAADPRFATNRMRVTNRAELVPMLEAVIAAQPTSHWLEGLEPLGVPAGPINGIPAVFADPQVQARGMRVEMQHPVRPDPVSLIGSPMKFSSTPVNYRYAPPTLGQHTDEVLGDWLRMQPAEVEKLRGKGVV comes from the coding sequence ATGCCCCACCATACCCCGCCCGTCACCGGCCCCCTTGCCGGCCTGCGCGTCCTGGACATGAGCCGCATCCTGGCCGGGCCCAGCGCCACCCAGATGCTGGGCGACCTCGGCGCCGACGTGGTGAAGGTGGAACGGCCGGACCAGGGCGACGATACCCGGAAATGGGGCCCGCCCTATCTGAAGGATGCCGAGGGTCGGGACAGCACGGAGAGTAGCTATTACCTCTCCGCCAACCGCAACAAGCGCTCCCTCACCCTGGACTTCACCAAGCCGGAGGGGCGCGCCCTGGCGCTGCGCCTGATCGGCCATGCCGACGTGCTGGTGGAGAACTACAAGACCGGCACGCTGGCGAAGTACGGGCTGGGCTATGAGGATCTGCGCGACGCCTATCCGCGGCTGATCTATCTGTCGCTCACCGGGTTCGGCCAGACCGGCCCCTACGCCGCCCGCGCCGGCTACGATTTCCTGATCCAGGGAATGGGCGGGATCATGTCCCTGACCGGGGAGACGGAGGGGGAGCCGATGAAGGCCGGCGTCGCCATCGCCGACCTGATGGCCGGCATGTATTCCGGCGTGGCCATCCTGGCGGCGCTGCGCCACCGCGACCAGACCGGCCGCGGCCAGCATATCGACATGTCGCTGCTGGACGCCCAGGTGGCGTGGCTGTCGAACGCCGGACAGTATTTCCTGACCAGCGGGCAGCCCACCCCGCGCTATGGCAACGGCCACCCGACCATCGTTCCCTACCAGACCTTCCGGGCGGCGGATGACTGGATCATCCTGGCCGTCGGCAATGACGAGCAGTTCCGGAAGTTCTGCGCCTTCGCCGGCAAGCCGGAGCTGGCTGCCGATCCCCGATTCGCCACCAACCGCATGCGCGTCACCAACCGGGCGGAGCTGGTGCCCATGCTGGAGGCCGTGATCGCAGCGCAGCCGACGTCGCACTGGCTGGAGGGGCTGGAGCCGCTGGGCGTTCCGGCCGGGCCGATCAACGGCATCCCCGCCGTCTTCGCCGACCCGCAGGTCCAGGCCCGCGGCATGCGGGTGGAGATGCAGCACCCGGTACGGCCCGACCCGGTTTCCCTGATCGGCAGCCCGATGAAATTCTCCAGCACGCCGGTCAATTACCGCTATGCCCCGCCCACCCTTGGCCAGCACACGGACGAGGTGCTGGGCGACTGGCTGCGCATGCAGCCGGCGGAGGTGGAGAAGCTGCGCGGCAAGGGCGTGGTTTGA
- a CDS encoding dienelactone hydrolase family protein has translation MPTLTGPEDVQVLNAPLSRRTFAITSVAAGFALSVDPAGAQTVITTPSDGLVAGEVSIPVRDGTLPAYRAMPEGDGPFPTVLVVQEIFGVHEHMQDVCRRFAKAGYFAVAPELYARQGDPRTVADVQTLFSTIVSKVPDDQVMADLDETVAWAKETGKADTESLGITGFCWGGRIVWLYAAHNPALKAGVAWYGRLVPRGEPSPLQPRHPIDLAAELKAPVLGLYGGQDQGIPVETVEQMRAALAEAGKTGSEIVVYPEAPHGFYADYRPSFREDAAQDGWQRCLEWFKQHGVA, from the coding sequence ATGCCTACGCTGACCGGACCCGAGGATGTACAGGTGCTGAACGCGCCGCTTTCCCGCCGCACCTTCGCAATCACCAGCGTCGCCGCCGGCTTCGCCCTGTCGGTGGACCCGGCGGGCGCGCAGACCGTGATCACCACCCCGTCCGACGGGCTGGTGGCCGGTGAGGTCTCCATCCCCGTGCGGGACGGAACCCTGCCCGCCTACCGTGCCATGCCGGAGGGGGACGGCCCCTTCCCCACCGTGCTGGTGGTGCAGGAGATTTTCGGCGTGCATGAGCATATGCAGGATGTCTGCCGCCGCTTTGCCAAGGCCGGCTATTTCGCCGTGGCGCCTGAGCTTTATGCCCGCCAGGGCGATCCGCGCACCGTGGCGGATGTGCAGACCCTGTTCTCCACCATCGTCTCCAAGGTCCCGGACGATCAGGTCATGGCCGATCTGGATGAGACGGTGGCCTGGGCCAAGGAAACCGGCAAGGCGGACACGGAGAGCCTGGGCATCACCGGCTTCTGCTGGGGCGGGCGGATCGTCTGGCTTTATGCCGCCCACAACCCCGCTCTGAAGGCAGGCGTGGCTTGGTACGGACGGCTGGTGCCGCGCGGCGAGCCCTCTCCCCTTCAGCCGCGGCATCCCATCGACTTGGCCGCCGAACTGAAGGCGCCGGTGCTGGGTCTATATGGCGGGCAGGATCAGGGCATTCCGGTCGAGACCGTGGAGCAGATGCGCGCCGCCTTGGCGGAGGCGGGCAAGACAGGGTCGGAGATCGTGGTCTATCCCGAGGCCCCCCACGGCTTCTACGCCGATTACCGCCCCAGCTTCCGCGAGGATGCGGCACAGGATGGCTGGCAGCGCTGCCTGGAGTGGTTCAAGCAGCACGGAGTCGCCTGA
- a CDS encoding DUF4142 domain-containing protein: MRCVAIFAASLLATTAGAAFAEGQSDSTSYGASGPTPSEPVDVRTPGGAMPAAFAMALTEQGHTFLKKAVQTNLAEIQLAEMALDKDDLPDRVTTAAEHVLEDHKAAQEEVESMASSYDLNLPDEPSDRQKESAEMLEDLSGDQFAAEYARILVEEHQRAIELFEQQAQSSGGGNDPLQQYAANQLPALRKHLTMAQELQAEYGATASSD, from the coding sequence ATGCGCTGCGTTGCCATCTTCGCCGCAAGCCTGCTGGCCACCACCGCAGGTGCGGCGTTCGCCGAAGGACAGAGCGACTCGACGAGCTACGGCGCGTCCGGCCCCACCCCAAGCGAACCCGTGGACGTCCGCACGCCCGGCGGCGCGATGCCGGCCGCGTTCGCCATGGCGCTTACGGAGCAGGGCCACACGTTCCTGAAGAAGGCGGTCCAGACGAACCTGGCGGAGATCCAGCTCGCAGAGATGGCTCTGGACAAGGACGATCTGCCGGACAGGGTGACCACCGCGGCGGAGCATGTCCTGGAGGATCACAAGGCTGCCCAGGAGGAGGTGGAGAGCATGGCAAGCAGCTATGATCTCAACCTCCCGGACGAACCGTCGGATCGCCAGAAGGAATCTGCGGAAATGCTGGAGGACCTTTCCGGCGACCAGTTCGCGGCCGAATATGCCCGCATCCTGGTGGAGGAGCATCAGCGCGCCATCGAGCTGTTCGAGCAGCAGGCGCAAAGCTCCGGGGGCGGCAACGACCCGCTCCAGCAATATGCAGCCAATCAGCTCCCGGCCTTGCGGAAACATCTGACAATGGCGCAGGAGCTTCAGGCGGAGTACGGGGCCACCGCTTCCAGCGACTGA
- a CDS encoding aspartate carbamoyltransferase catalytic subunit gives MPPHPHDLDARADSLPHRDLLGIQGLTAPEINLILDLADGYVAQNRSARKFSDVLAGRTVVNLFFENSTRTRTSFELAAKRLGGDAINMSVDGSSVKKGETLIDTAMTLNAMHLDVLVVRHQESGAPKLLADKVNCAVINAGDGAHEHPTQALLDALTIRRHKGSLKGLTVAICGDILHSRVARSNIHLLNIMGANVRVVAPPTLVPSGLDRLGVEVHHSMKTGLKDADIVMMLRLQLERMQGQYLPSQREYFRFFGLDYEKLTVAKPDVLVMHPGPMNRGVEIDSLVADDIHRSVILEQVELGVAVRMACLDLLTRTRN, from the coding sequence ATGCCGCCGCACCCCCACGATTTGGACGCCCGCGCCGATTCCCTGCCCCACCGCGACCTGCTGGGCATCCAGGGGCTGACCGCGCCGGAGATCAATCTGATCCTCGATCTGGCGGACGGCTATGTCGCCCAGAACCGCAGCGCCCGGAAGTTCAGCGACGTGCTGGCCGGGCGCACGGTGGTGAACCTCTTCTTCGAGAACTCCACCCGCACCCGCACCAGCTTCGAGCTGGCGGCCAAGCGGCTGGGCGGCGACGCCATCAATATGTCGGTGGACGGCTCGTCCGTGAAGAAGGGGGAGACCCTAATCGACACGGCGATGACCCTGAACGCCATGCATCTGGACGTGCTGGTGGTCCGCCATCAGGAATCGGGCGCGCCGAAGCTGCTGGCCGACAAGGTGAACTGCGCCGTCATCAATGCCGGCGACGGCGCGCATGAGCACCCGACCCAGGCGCTGCTGGACGCCCTGACCATCCGTCGCCACAAGGGCAGCCTGAAGGGCCTGACTGTAGCGATCTGCGGCGACATCCTGCACAGCCGGGTAGCCCGGTCGAACATCCACCTGCTGAACATCATGGGCGCCAACGTCCGCGTCGTCGCCCCGCCCACTTTGGTGCCGTCCGGGCTGGACCGGCTTGGAGTGGAGGTCCACCACTCCATGAAGACCGGCCTGAAGGATGCGGATATCGTCATGATGCTGCGCCTCCAGCTTGAGCGCATGCAGGGCCAGTACCTGCCCAGCCAGCGGGAGTATTTCCGCTTCTTCGGCCTGGATTACGAGAAGCTGACCGTGGCGAAGCCCGACGTGCTGGTGATGCATCCCGGCCCCATGAACCGCGGGGTGGAGATCGACAGCCTGGTAGCCGACGACATCCACCGCAGCGTGATCCTGGAGCAGGTGGAGCTTGGCGTGGCCGTGCGCATGGCCTGCCTGGACCTCCTGACCCGCACGCGGAATTGA
- the pyrC gene encoding dihydroorotase, whose protein sequence is MTNRTAYTNARLLDPATGLDAIGGLLVEGTKIADFGPALFRDGVPEGVERIDCGGACLAPGLVDLRADVGEPGFEHNETLLTASRSAAAGGITALACLPNTDPVLDDVAGLEFIARRAREVKLVKIFAYASVTRETAGREIAEMGLLAEAGAVGFTDGTSPVTDAGVMRRALSYAKTWGRTIFQHPAEPSLAAGGAMNAGEVATRLGLKGISPMAEIIMLERDLRLVEMTGGRYHAANISTAESVDVIRRAKRKGLKVTCDTAPPYFSLTEVDVGDYRTFFKLSPPLRGEMDRRAIIDGLADGTIDAIASDHAPRDQDVKRVPFGQAAFGSVGFETLLPLVLELVHKEHLSLLGALDTVTRRPADILGLKGMGRLAKGGAADLVLFDAERPWKVEAEKLASKSKNSCFDRRPVQGMVLRTVVDGRTVHSKAD, encoded by the coding sequence ATGACCAATCGCACCGCCTACACCAACGCCCGCCTGCTGGACCCCGCGACCGGGTTGGACGCCATCGGGGGGCTGCTGGTCGAGGGGACGAAGATCGCCGATTTCGGCCCTGCCCTGTTCCGTGACGGGGTGCCAGAAGGCGTGGAGCGCATCGATTGCGGCGGCGCCTGCTTGGCGCCGGGCCTCGTCGACCTCCGCGCCGATGTGGGGGAGCCGGGGTTCGAGCATAACGAGACCCTGCTGACCGCCAGCCGCTCGGCCGCCGCGGGCGGCATCACGGCGCTGGCCTGCCTGCCCAACACGGACCCGGTGCTGGACGATGTGGCCGGGCTGGAATTCATCGCCCGGCGCGCCCGCGAGGTGAAGCTGGTCAAGATTTTCGCCTACGCCTCCGTCACGCGGGAGACGGCCGGGCGCGAGATCGCCGAGATGGGCCTGCTGGCGGAGGCCGGGGCGGTGGGCTTCACCGACGGCACTAGCCCGGTGACGGATGCCGGCGTGATGCGCCGGGCGCTGTCCTATGCCAAGACCTGGGGCCGGACCATCTTCCAGCATCCGGCGGAGCCGTCACTGGCCGCCGGCGGCGCGATGAATGCCGGCGAGGTCGCGACGCGCCTGGGGCTGAAGGGCATCTCCCCCATGGCCGAGATCATCATGCTGGAGCGTGATCTGCGGCTGGTGGAGATGACCGGCGGGCGCTACCACGCCGCCAACATCTCTACCGCCGAAAGCGTGGACGTGATCCGGCGGGCGAAGCGCAAGGGGCTGAAGGTCACCTGCGATACCGCCCCGCCCTATTTCTCCCTGACGGAGGTGGATGTCGGGGACTACCGCACCTTCTTCAAACTGTCTCCACCATTGCGCGGGGAGATGGACCGCCGCGCCATCATCGACGGGCTGGCGGACGGCACCATCGACGCCATCGCGAGCGATCATGCCCCGCGCGACCAGGATGTGAAGCGTGTGCCGTTCGGGCAGGCCGCCTTCGGCTCCGTCGGGTTCGAAACCCTGCTGCCCCTGGTGCTGGAACTTGTGCACAAGGAGCATCTCTCCCTGCTGGGTGCACTGGATACGGTGACCCGCAGGCCGGCGGATATCCTGGGGCTTAAGGGCATGGGGCGGCTTGCCAAGGGCGGTGCCGCCGATCTGGTGCTGTTCGATGCCGAGCGGCCCTGGAAGGTCGAGGCGGAGAAGCTGGCCTCAAAATCCAAGAACAGTTGCTTCGACCGCCGCCCTGTCCAGGGTATGGTGCTGCGCACCGTCGTCGATGGCCGCACCGTCCATTCCAAGGCCGATTAA
- the plsY gene encoding glycerol-3-phosphate 1-O-acyltransferase PlsY encodes MPDPISWELSWPYLLAAFASGYLLGSIPFGLVLTRLAGYGDIRKIGSGNIGATNVLRTGNKLLALATLLLDSGKGAIAVGIAWALAGQEAAVLAAAGSMLGHSFPVWLGFKGGKGVATALGVLLAISWPVGVLACLTWLLAAVLFRISSLSALLAFAVATAYAAWIGWLQGAGRVGGAWAPPVLAGDVAQAAVAPGLWQLMLFITVLVYIRHKDNIRRILNGTEPRIGAKKKQEA; translated from the coding sequence ATGCCCGATCCGATCAGCTGGGAACTGTCCTGGCCCTATCTCCTGGCCGCCTTCGCGAGCGGGTACCTTCTGGGCTCCATCCCCTTCGGCCTGGTTCTGACCCGGCTGGCCGGCTATGGCGATATCCGGAAGATCGGCTCCGGCAATATCGGCGCGACCAACGTGCTGCGCACGGGCAACAAGCTGCTGGCGTTGGCAACGCTGCTGCTGGACAGCGGCAAGGGCGCTATCGCGGTCGGTATCGCCTGGGCTCTGGCGGGTCAGGAGGCGGCGGTGCTGGCCGCTGCCGGGTCCATGCTGGGCCACAGCTTCCCGGTCTGGCTGGGGTTCAAGGGCGGCAAGGGCGTCGCAACGGCGCTGGGCGTGTTGCTGGCCATCTCCTGGCCGGTAGGCGTCCTGGCCTGCCTGACCTGGCTGCTGGCCGCCGTGCTGTTCCGGATCTCGTCCCTGTCCGCCTTGCTGGCCTTTGCCGTGGCGACGGCCTATGCCGCCTGGATCGGCTGGCTGCAGGGGGCCGGGCGGGTGGGCGGCGCCTGGGCGCCGCCCGTCCTCGCCGGCGACGTTGCCCAGGCCGCGGTTGCCCCCGGCCTGTGGCAACTGATGCTCTTCATCACCGTGCTGGTCTATATCCGGCACAAGGACAATATCCGCCGTATCCTGAACGGAACGGAGCCGCGGATCGGGGCGAAGAAGAAGCAGGAGGCCTAG
- a CDS encoding lysozyme family protein: MIPQSCIDFIVSEETGGQAYYTKFACRPTWPGGASGVTIGVGYDLGQTTAQAFEAAWTGQIDSAAIERLASAIGAHGSTPDGEAKCKSLVTEFADLTISWAAANAVFSQHVLPTYIDRTLAAFPGLEKLDGLCIGAMVSLVYNRGTSLVGSSRTEMQAIHDMIAAGKPEGVPDQFRAMKRLWPTVAGLQKRRDAEAAMFQQGLDNMAHAAAALPVA; encoded by the coding sequence ATGATTCCGCAGTCGTGCATCGATTTCATCGTGAGTGAAGAGACGGGTGGTCAGGCCTATTACACCAAGTTCGCCTGCCGACCGACATGGCCCGGCGGCGCTTCCGGCGTCACGATCGGGGTGGGCTACGATCTGGGACAGACCACGGCGCAGGCGTTCGAGGCAGCCTGGACCGGGCAGATCGACTCCGCCGCGATCGAGCGACTCGCCTCCGCCATCGGCGCGCATGGTTCAACTCCGGATGGGGAGGCGAAGTGCAAGTCCCTTGTCACGGAGTTCGCCGACCTGACGATCTCCTGGGCTGCGGCGAATGCCGTCTTCAGCCAACATGTTCTGCCGACCTATATCGATCGGACCCTTGCGGCCTTCCCTGGGCTGGAGAAGCTGGACGGGCTCTGCATCGGCGCGATGGTCAGCCTGGTTTACAACCGGGGCACCAGTCTCGTGGGCAGCAGCCGGACGGAGATGCAGGCCATCCATGACATGATCGCCGCCGGAAAGCCTGAAGGCGTGCCCGACCAGTTCCGGGCCATGAAGCGGTTGTGGCCCACCGTGGCCGGTCTGCAGAAGCGCCGGGATGCGGAAGCCGCGATGTTCCAGCAGGGGCTGGACAACATGGCCCATGCGGCTGCGGCGCTGCCGGTGGCGTGA